The DNA region AAACTCATCTCTTTAGATATCGGTAGTTTGATTGCTGGGGCAAAATTACGAGGAGAATTTGAAGAACGCCTGAAAGCAGTCCTCAAGGAAGTTACAGAATCTAACGGTGACATCGTACTGTTTATTGACGAACTACATACCGTAGTTGGCGCAGGTTCCACCCAACAAGGGGCGATGGATGCCGGAAATCTGCTTAAACCAATGCTGGCGCGGGGAGAACTGCGTTGTATTGGCGCAACTACCCTCGACGAGTTCCGCAAACACATTGAAAAAGATGCTGCCCTAGAACGCCGCTTTCAGCAAGTATTTGTCGATCAGCCAAGTGTGGAAAATACCATTTCCATTTTGCGGGGGTTGAAAGAACGCTATGAAGTGCATCATAACGTCAAAATTTCTGATTCGGCGTTGGTAGCAGCAGCAACCCTGTCAGCACGTTATATTAGCGATCGCTTCTTACCAGATAAAGCCATTGATTTGGTGGATGAAGCAGCTGCACAGTTAAAAATGGAAATTACCTCCAAACCAGCCGAATTGGAAACCATTGATCGCCGCCTTATGCAGTTAGAAATGGAAAAGCTGTCATTAGCTGGCGAAGAAAAGGGTACTGCCCAAACGAAAGAACGTTTGCAGCGAATTGAGCAAGAAATCGCTAATTTGACCGAAAAACAACAAATATTTAACGAGCAATGGCAAGGTGAAAAGCAGATATTAGAGGCGATAAGCGCCTTAAAGAAAGAAGAAGACGCGCTGCGAGTCCAAATTGAACAAGCGGAACGTGCTTATGACTTAAATAAAGCTGCTCAATTGAAATATGGCAAATTGGAAGGAATACAGCACGAACGCGAAGCTAAAGAAGCCAGCCTTTTAGAAATTCAAAATCAAGGTTCGACGTTGCTGCGAGAACAAGTCACTGAAGCTGATATTGCGGAAATCGTCGCTAAGTGGACAGGAATTCCCGTCAATCGCCTGTTGGAATCAGAACGGCAAAAATTACTGCAACTAGAAAGTCATTTGCATCAACGAGTTATTGGGCAAGAAGAGGCTGTAGAAGCGGTAGCAGCAGCCATTCGCCGCGCCCGTGCGGGGATGAAAGATCCTTCGCGTCCCATTGGTTCATTTTTGTTCATGGGCCCCACAGGTGTAGGTAAAACCGAACTCGCCCGTGCTTTAGCCCAGTTTCTCTTTGATTCTGATGATGCCATTATCCGACTTGACATGTCGGAATATATGGAAAAAAATTCTGTGATGCGAATAGTTGGCTCTCCTCCAGGCTATGTAGACTCTGAAAGAGGGGGACAACTCACTGAGGCTGTTCGCCGCAAGCCTTACTCAGTAATTTTGTTAGACGAGGTTGAAAAAGCTCACCCAGATGTATTTAACATATTTCTGCAAATGTTAGATGATGGTCGCATTACTGACGGACTAGGGCGTACTGCGGATTTTCGTAACACTGTGATCGTCATGACAAGTAACATTGGTAGCGAACATATTTTAGATATATCTGGTGATGATTCCAAGTATGAAATGATGCAAAAGCGGGTAATGGAAGCGTTGCGATCGCATTTCCGCCCAGAATTTCTCAACCGCCTTGATGATATTATTCTCTTCCATGCCCTCAGTCGCACGGAACTGCGGCATATCATCCGTATTCAACTCAAGCGGGTAGAAAATCTCCTGCGCGAGCAAAAAATCTTCTTTGAGATATCGCAATCAGCCTGCGATCACCTTGTCGAATCAGGCTACGACCCAGTTTATGGTGCCCGTCCACTCAAACGCGCAATTCAGCGAGAAGTAGAAAACCCCCTCGCTACCAAGTTATTGGAGAATACTTTTATCTCTGGAGACACGATTATCATTGATAAAAACGAAAACGGTCTATCTTTTAGCAAAAAAGTGCTGGTAAAAATATCAGTGCCGCAAACTACCGTCAAGCTGGTTGAGTCAGCACCAGAATCGTAAAAGTTAATACACTCTTAAGAAGATACAAATAAAACTAGATCGCCCTATTTTTCTGATTCGTCAGGTAAGAATGGGCGATCTAGTAGTATGTCAATAAAGAATTCCCTGTAGAGACGGCGATTTATCGCGTCTCCCTAAGGCGATTTATCGCGTCTCCCTAACTGGAGTACAGATATTACTGGGTAATTCACAATACAGCGAATAAAATAGCAAGAGCAGATTTCCTGTCCTAGAGATTCCTCCCGATGAAAGTAATCCAAGCTCTTGCTCGTTATTTTCCAGATAAATGTGGTGGTATTCAAGTAAACCTTAACGATTTACTGCCAGAATTGCGTAGGCATAGCCCGTCGGAGACATCGCTCTTAGCGTTGGCGGAACCTACGCATGATATTGACATCCTGATAGCAGCAGCTAGTAACGGTTCCCCAAAAGAAGCGACTTATAAATATAACGACGTAGAAGTTTATCGATATCCCGTATTTCCTGCGCCCAAAACAGAACCGAATCATGGACAATTGCCGCATGGTAAATTTGAATATTTCGCTAATTGGTTAACCAACCAAAAAGCAGACATATATCATCAGCACCATTGGGAAGTATATTGTGGGTTGCCTCATTTGCGATTAGCTAAAGAATTAGGCATGGCAACAGTGCTGACAGTACACTATGCTATGCCCGTTTGCCAGCGAATTACTTTGATGTTCAATGGACAAAAAGTTTGTGATGGCAAAATTGATGTAGTGCGGTGTTCTCAGTGTGCTGATACTTTGAGCAAAAAGCTACCTGCTGCAACGGTCAATAGTTTGAGCCATTTGCCCCAAGCTATCCTGAGTCGTCTACCAATGCCTGTGAGTGCATATCTTCCAACCTCAGTAGACGATGGCAATCTGGGAAGGTTTGTACGTCCTTTTGTTGTACCTGGCTATGTTGCTGCACGCCAAAAAAGTTTGCTCAAAATGGCAAAATATGCTGACCGCATTGTGACAGTGTGTGATTGGCTTTATAAAGCTCTACTCATCAACGGCATACCTGAAGAAAAACTCATTCTCTCTCGACATGGAATTTCTTATACTGCACACAAAAAATTACCACAGACAAAACAGCAATCAGATCCTTTAAAAGTAGTTTTTTTAGGACGCTGGGATATATATAAGGGTATCGAGATTTTAGTACAGGCAGTTAAAGATTTACCGCAATTCGTCAAGATTGAGTTGACCATTTATGGAATAACACAGGATGAACGATATCGCCAAAAAATCTTTAATTTGATAGCAAACGATCCTCGGATTCGTGTGAATAAACAACTAACAAGAGTTGAACTCCCCCAAACTCTAGCTAACTATCACTTACTGGCTGTACCTTCCCAATGCCTGGAAACTGGGCCTTTAGTTGTATTAGAAGCCCACTCCCAATCTGTACCTGTCATCGGCTCTAACTTGGGGGGTATTGCTGAACTTGTTAGGCATGGCATTGATGGTTGGTTAGTGACTTCTAACGATACTAACGCTTGGACTCAAGCTCTTGAGCAATTAGCAACAGATACTAATTTACTTAATAAATTACGCCAAGGTATTAAACCTGTTCGCACAGTAGATATGCAGGCAGCAGAAATAGCCGCCATATATAAAAATCTAATACAGAATTGAGAAGAATGCTAAACATCAAAGACTTTCTTCGTCGAGTACAAAACAAGATTTGGCGATTATACAATCATAAATTGCCAGAATTTCTGAGTATCTTGCAGTTTCTTTGGCTATTGCATATTGGTAGTAAGGAAATGTTAGTTAATCAGAAATCTGCGATGATAATTGCACCGCACCAGGATGATGAAGTTTTGGGGTGTGGTGGTTTAATTAGACTGAAGCGAGAACAGAATGTGCCAGTCCAGATTGTTTTTGTCACAGATGGAGCAGCCAGTCATGGCAAACATCCCAAGTTTCAAAGGAGTGAAATAGTTCCAATTCGTAAGCAGGAAGCACTTTGTGCTTTAAGCATCTTAGGAATAGACAAGAGCCAAATTTACTTTCTTGACAAACCAGATAGTCACCTTCAATATCTAGATGCAAGCAAGCGCCAACAAACAATTGAACAACTTGCCAAGCTCCTGAAATCCTTCGGGCCTGGAGAAGTTTATGTAACTCACCGTCAAGACCGTATTAAAGACCATGAAGTAACTTATGAATTACTGCTAGCGGCGATTCAATACTCTGAAATTGAGGTTGACGTTTTACAGTACCCTATTTGGATTCTCTGGAAATCTTTACTCTTCCGTGACCTGAAACTAGGTGAATTAGCATCTGCTCACCGTATATCTATCCATTCTGTTCAAAGCAAGAAGATGGAGGCGCTTGAAGCCTACCGCTCCCAGTGCCTACCTATTGATGCTGAAACTGCTGCTGTACTAAAGCCTGGTTTCCTGCGGCGATTTCTCATACCGTATGAAATTTTTTTCAAGCCAACTTCTATGTTGTCAAATCAATATTCTAATAGATAATCTGTACAAACGATGTGTCATTCAGCTATTGACTATTAAACTTAATTACTGCGTATTTGCTTGAAATTAAGAATATTTACTTTGCCGCCTCTCCACTACAGAGGGATTTTAAAATTTTTTATATTATTTTGCCCATAACTGATATTTTTACTTTAACAGGTGGGTACTATAACTTTAGTATGCTGGCAACATCTTCATAAAGCTAGCTTTGGATGAAATAGATTTCTACAAAGTTAGTTTAAATCATACTATTTCTCTATTAGAGAGAGCTTAATTGGTCTATGAATGCAGGTTTCTATGTGACATAAGTATTTTATATAAGGATAAATTAAAGAATTTTCAAAAGTTCAGTATTTTTAGGTATTAACCAAAAAATGAACCCATGATATAAATTTAGTAAATCACATCTGTTAATTTTCTACTGCTTTTTTAAGAATTTTTAAAAAGGCTAATTTTCATAAAAACCAAAAGTATCAAATTTCATTAAAATCTACAGGATAGGCTGATTCACCTATAAAAATATCTTCAAATCTGTAAAAAATCTTGGACAGGGAAGCTTCTATGTCTATAAGACGCAAATTTTTCAAGGTAGGAATACTTTGTTTAAAAAAACTTATTAGCCAGTTTTTCTCTACAATAAAAAAGCAAATAATTTGGCTACTAAGAACCCTTTTTACCACCAATAGAAGACGTGGTACGGGAAATGCTGGGTTTGTATTGCCAACGGTAGCGATGGTATCTTTAGTTGTTGTCCTATTAACAACTGCAATTTTATTTCGATCTTTTGAGCGTTCTAAAAATGCTAGTAATGTTCGAGTAAATGAGGCTGCACTCAATGCTGCAACTCCGGCAATTGATCGAGCCAGAGCTAAAATAAATAAGCTATTTCAAGACGGACGACTACCACGAGCTACACCAACAGATAACGCCCTATACGATACGCTGGTAAGCAATCTCAACGAATATACCTTTGGCGACGAAACTCAACTGAAGCTAACTAAAAGCTCACAATATACAGGTGAACGAACCGAACTTAAAACTGCATGGTCGTACCCTGTTGATACCGACAATAACGGCAAGTTTGATAGCTACACCCTCTATGGCATTTACTTTACAAATCCTCCGATAAGTGGTGGTGCATATACTCATGCGAGAAATTCTCTAGAGGCAAGAACTCTACCAATGACTGCTGGTAATGTCAGTGGAGATTGTGGAGATACGCTAGGCACAAGCGCTAGCTTAGTAGGTAATACTGGCTGGTTTAAGATAGGTAATAAGTTGAAAAAAGCCTTCTTTGTCTACACAGCAACTGTTCCTATTACTACTACACCAGCTTCTAATACTAAGTACGAACTTTACAAGGGTAATAAAAGCTTTTCTGCTTTAGAGTATCAACAAGAGCGTGTGCAAATTCCTGTAGTTAATAATGCTGTTCTTTATGAAGATGACATAGATATTAGCCCAGGCCCCACCTTCAGATTAAATGGACGAGTTTTTACCAATAGTAATTTGCTCACTGGTTCAGACGGAAATAATGTCAGGCTATATCAAGTTAGCAGTAAGGAATCCTGCTTCTACGATGATGACAATGCCAAAATAGTAATTGGTGGAAACTTGGGTGCTGGTGGCTCCACAGATACAAGTGACTTATCAAAGATCACCCAAGTGGATTTATTTAGAAAAGGGGAAGCTACCGATCCTATTGTAGTCGATTTTGCAAAATCAACTACTCCCGCATCAAACGAAGCAAATTTAATCGCTTATAACAGTCTCGCCTACGTGCAACGTATCAATCGCCTAGTTAGCGCTCAAATAGCTGACACTACAGCTAACGCTACACATTCTGATCCTACAGAAGTTACCAAGGGTATTCAACAACAAAAAGATAAGCTTGGTTTAGCAAGTTATACCGCACCAGAAGAACTTGCATTTCGCAAACAACAGCTACAATTGTATTTTCAAAAACGCACCCGCCGCGTACCTTACAAAGAAGTTTCTTTTGGGGGTGATGCTCTGGGTACATACGCTACAACTAGTCCGCTTCAAGACACTGGTGATATCCTACGCCCTGTCAATGCTTGGATGTATCCTACTGATCCTACTGATGGTAAGACAGGTACTAATTACACTAGCTTAACTCTAAGTACAAACAGTGGAAAGCTGATACCTGGTGCGACGGAACCCACTA from Nostoc commune NIES-4072 includes:
- the clpB gene encoding ATP-dependent chaperone ClpB; protein product: MQPTDPNKFTDKAWEAIVKSQDIVRAYQQQQLDVEHLIIALLEEPTSLAIRILARSEVDPIRLQQQLEAFTQRQPKIGKSDQLYLSRNLDILLDRAEEARVRMKDSYISVEHILLAFAEDDRIGRKILKSFSADAAKLEATIKAVRGSQKVTDQTPESRYEALQKFGRDLTEQAKAGKLDPVIGRDEEIRRVIQVLSRRSKNNPVLIGEPGVGKTAIAEALAQRMVNGDVPESLKNRKLISLDIGSLIAGAKLRGEFEERLKAVLKEVTESNGDIVLFIDELHTVVGAGSTQQGAMDAGNLLKPMLARGELRCIGATTLDEFRKHIEKDAALERRFQQVFVDQPSVENTISILRGLKERYEVHHNVKISDSALVAAATLSARYISDRFLPDKAIDLVDEAAAQLKMEITSKPAELETIDRRLMQLEMEKLSLAGEEKGTAQTKERLQRIEQEIANLTEKQQIFNEQWQGEKQILEAISALKKEEDALRVQIEQAERAYDLNKAAQLKYGKLEGIQHEREAKEASLLEIQNQGSTLLREQVTEADIAEIVAKWTGIPVNRLLESERQKLLQLESHLHQRVIGQEEAVEAVAAAIRRARAGMKDPSRPIGSFLFMGPTGVGKTELARALAQFLFDSDDAIIRLDMSEYMEKNSVMRIVGSPPGYVDSERGGQLTEAVRRKPYSVILLDEVEKAHPDVFNIFLQMLDDGRITDGLGRTADFRNTVIVMTSNIGSEHILDISGDDSKYEMMQKRVMEALRSHFRPEFLNRLDDIILFHALSRTELRHIIRIQLKRVENLLREQKIFFEISQSACDHLVESGYDPVYGARPLKRAIQREVENPLATKLLENTFISGDTIIIDKNENGLSFSKKVLVKISVPQTTVKLVESAPES
- a CDS encoding glycosyltransferase, producing the protein MKVIQALARYFPDKCGGIQVNLNDLLPELRRHSPSETSLLALAEPTHDIDILIAAASNGSPKEATYKYNDVEVYRYPVFPAPKTEPNHGQLPHGKFEYFANWLTNQKADIYHQHHWEVYCGLPHLRLAKELGMATVLTVHYAMPVCQRITLMFNGQKVCDGKIDVVRCSQCADTLSKKLPAATVNSLSHLPQAILSRLPMPVSAYLPTSVDDGNLGRFVRPFVVPGYVAARQKSLLKMAKYADRIVTVCDWLYKALLINGIPEEKLILSRHGISYTAHKKLPQTKQQSDPLKVVFLGRWDIYKGIEILVQAVKDLPQFVKIELTIYGITQDERYRQKIFNLIANDPRIRVNKQLTRVELPQTLANYHLLAVPSQCLETGPLVVLEAHSQSVPVIGSNLGGIAELVRHGIDGWLVTSNDTNAWTQALEQLATDTNLLNKLRQGIKPVRTVDMQAAEIAAIYKNLIQN
- a CDS encoding PIG-L deacetylase family protein; translated protein: MLNIKDFLRRVQNKIWRLYNHKLPEFLSILQFLWLLHIGSKEMLVNQKSAMIIAPHQDDEVLGCGGLIRLKREQNVPVQIVFVTDGAASHGKHPKFQRSEIVPIRKQEALCALSILGIDKSQIYFLDKPDSHLQYLDASKRQQTIEQLAKLLKSFGPGEVYVTHRQDRIKDHEVTYELLLAAIQYSEIEVDVLQYPIWILWKSLLFRDLKLGELASAHRISIHSVQSKKMEALEAYRSQCLPIDAETAAVLKPGFLRRFLIPYEIFFKPTSMLSNQYSNR